Proteins encoded in a region of the Nocardia asteroides genome:
- a CDS encoding SDR family oxidoreductase has product MRIAVFGATGTVGRLVVERALQEGHEVTAFTRSAAGVTQRHERLRVVEGDVLDTHSVQRAVEGQDAVLISLGNGRKGVVRAGGTKAVIDAMNRTGVKRLICQTTLGVGDSRGNLNFLWKYVMFGLLLRPAYADHVRQEQYVQASDLDWTIVRPSAFTDGPRTGSYRRGFPADERGLALKITRADIADFMIEQLTDTTYLRQAPGISS; this is encoded by the coding sequence ATGAGAATCGCAGTCTTCGGCGCCACCGGTACCGTCGGTCGTCTCGTCGTCGAGCGGGCCCTGCAGGAGGGGCATGAGGTCACGGCGTTCACCCGCAGCGCGGCGGGCGTAACGCAGCGCCACGAGCGGCTGCGCGTAGTGGAAGGCGACGTGCTGGACACGCATTCGGTGCAGCGCGCGGTGGAGGGACAGGACGCGGTGCTGATCTCGCTCGGCAACGGCCGCAAGGGCGTGGTCCGGGCGGGCGGCACCAAAGCGGTCATCGACGCGATGAATCGCACCGGTGTCAAGCGACTGATCTGCCAGACGACCCTCGGCGTCGGCGACAGCCGGGGCAACCTGAACTTCCTGTGGAAGTACGTGATGTTCGGGCTGCTGCTGCGTCCCGCCTACGCCGATCACGTCCGGCAGGAGCAGTACGTCCAGGCCAGCGATCTGGACTGGACGATCGTGCGGCCGAGCGCGTTCACCGACGGACCGCGCACCGGCAGCTACCGGCGCGGATTCCCGGCGGACGAGCGTGGTCTCGCCTTGAAGATCACCCGCGCCGACATCGCCGACTTCATGATCGAGCAACTGACCGACACCACCTACCTCCGCCAGGCGCCCGGCATCTCGAGCTGA
- a CDS encoding TetR/AcrR family transcriptional regulator; helix-turn-helix transcriptional regulator has product MPKTTDIPAQKGLPGRKAQAARNDGLILEAARAVFLADATAPISAVAERAGVGISALYRRYPSKEALLRKLCHDGLRRYNVEAEAALGEADGWRGLVGFLERVVDADVHSLTVHLAGTFTPDESMLPDIRRSGAATEEIVSRAHATGKLRPDVTPQDLGLILESCAAVAVPAPERTVQLRRRVLAMLVAGLSADGDLPGPPPGPGEFAWRWARR; this is encoded by the coding sequence ATGCCGAAGACAACTGATATCCCAGCTCAGAAGGGTCTACCTGGCCGCAAGGCGCAGGCGGCCCGCAACGACGGTCTGATCTTGGAGGCTGCCCGCGCGGTGTTCCTCGCCGACGCCACCGCCCCGATCTCCGCCGTCGCGGAACGCGCGGGCGTCGGGATCAGCGCCCTGTATCGCCGCTACCCGAGCAAAGAAGCGCTGCTGCGCAAGCTCTGCCACGACGGCCTGCGCCGGTACAACGTGGAAGCCGAAGCGGCGCTCGGGGAGGCGGACGGCTGGCGTGGCCTCGTCGGCTTTCTGGAGCGGGTGGTGGACGCCGACGTGCACTCGCTCACCGTGCATCTCGCGGGCACCTTCACCCCCGACGAGTCGATGCTGCCGGACATCCGGCGCTCCGGTGCGGCGACCGAAGAGATAGTGAGCCGCGCCCACGCCACCGGCAAGCTGCGTCCCGACGTGACGCCGCAGGATCTCGGGTTGATCCTGGAGTCCTGCGCGGCGGTCGCGGTACCCGCCCCGGAGCGCACCGTCCAGCTGCGCAGGCGCGTCCTCGCGATGCTCGTGGCCGGGCTGAGCGCGGACGGTGACCTGCCCGGCCCCCCACCGGGGCCGGGCGAGTTCGCCTGGCGGTGGGCACGGCGATAG
- a CDS encoding epoxide hydrolase 1 — MTAITPFRIDVDQADLDDLRDRLARTRWAEQIPGSGDTYGVSVERVRHLVGYWRDGFDWRAVEQSLNAYPQFTTEIDGQNIHFLHVKSAQDNAFPLILTHGWPGTFVEFVGVIEPLTAAGFDLVIPSVPGYGFSGPTTETGWNDTRIARAWAELMRRLGYTRYGAVGNDGGSQISPELGRVAPDNVVGVHVTQVYSFPSGDPAELADLDEGEQQSLATLDWFVKNKMGFNVLQSQQPQTLAHAITDSPAGLVGWNGQLLGPDLDDDFVLTNIAIHWLTGTAGSAIRHYFEKDKAEHPTAPTTVPLALCGSAGDFHGIRRFAERDHNIVSWRTHDVYTHYLHHVAPALMAEEITKFFTELR, encoded by the coding sequence ATGACCGCGATCACCCCCTTCCGCATCGACGTCGACCAGGCCGACCTGGACGACCTGCGCGACCGGCTGGCCCGCACCCGCTGGGCCGAGCAGATCCCGGGCTCGGGCGACACCTACGGGGTGAGCGTCGAGCGGGTGCGCCACCTGGTCGGCTACTGGCGTGACGGGTTCGATTGGCGGGCGGTCGAGCAGTCGCTGAACGCGTATCCGCAGTTCACCACCGAGATCGACGGCCAGAACATCCACTTCCTGCACGTGAAGTCCGCGCAGGACAACGCGTTTCCGCTGATTCTCACGCACGGCTGGCCCGGCACCTTCGTCGAGTTCGTCGGCGTCATCGAGCCGCTCACCGCGGCCGGGTTCGATCTGGTGATCCCCTCCGTGCCGGGATACGGATTCTCCGGTCCCACCACCGAGACGGGCTGGAACGACACCCGGATCGCCCGCGCCTGGGCCGAGCTGATGCGACGGCTCGGATACACCCGCTACGGCGCGGTGGGCAACGACGGCGGCTCGCAGATCTCGCCGGAACTCGGGCGGGTGGCGCCGGACAACGTGGTCGGCGTGCACGTCACGCAGGTGTACTCGTTCCCCTCCGGCGATCCGGCGGAGCTGGCCGATCTCGACGAAGGCGAGCAGCAGTCGCTGGCCACCCTGGACTGGTTCGTCAAGAACAAGATGGGCTTCAACGTGCTGCAATCGCAGCAGCCGCAGACGCTGGCGCACGCGATCACGGATTCGCCCGCCGGGTTGGTCGGCTGGAACGGCCAGCTGCTCGGTCCGGATCTCGACGACGACTTCGTGCTGACCAACATCGCGATCCACTGGCTGACGGGCACCGCCGGTTCGGCGATCCGGCACTACTTCGAGAAGGACAAGGCCGAGCACCCCACCGCCCCGACCACGGTTCCGCTCGCGCTGTGCGGCTCCGCGGGCGATTTCCACGGCATCCGGCGCTTCGCCGAGCGCGACCACAACATCGTGTCGTGGCGCACGCACGACGTGTACACCCACTACCTGCACCATGTGGCGCCCGCGTTGATGGCGGAGGAGATCACGAAGTTCTTCACCGAGCTGCGCTGA
- a CDS encoding VOC family protein encodes MNWTLEVVIVPVSDIDRAKQFYAEQLGFTVDHDTKVADGVRIVQLTPPGSGCSIVIGEGAVPDLPPGSQQGLQLVVNDLRKAHEELTSRGVEVTEIQAVGENPTPMPDPLDNVGFFFFNDPDGNGWAVQQISTRP; translated from the coding sequence GTGAACTGGACACTCGAGGTCGTGATCGTCCCCGTGTCGGATATCGACCGGGCCAAGCAGTTCTACGCCGAGCAACTAGGCTTCACCGTCGACCACGACACCAAGGTCGCCGACGGCGTACGCATCGTGCAGCTCACCCCGCCCGGCTCGGGATGCTCGATCGTGATCGGTGAGGGCGCGGTGCCGGACCTGCCGCCCGGCTCCCAGCAGGGCCTGCAACTGGTGGTCAACGATCTGCGCAAGGCCCATGAGGAACTGACCTCCCGGGGCGTCGAGGTAACTGAAATCCAAGCCGTCGGCGAAAACCCGACACCCATGCCCGACCCACTGGACAACGTCGGATTCTTCTTCTTCAACGACCCGGACGGAAACGGCTGGGCCGTTCAGCAGATCTCGACTCGCCCCTGA